The DNA region GCACCGCGTGCGAACCGCGCTCATCATCGTTCGCCAGCTTCCCTACGACGAGGTTCGCGATGCCACACCCCGAAACGATGGAAGGCGGTTGCGCGTGCGGGGCGATCCGCTACCGGATCGCCGGGATTCCGGCCGACGCCGGTTTCTGCCATTGCCGGCTCTGCCAGCGCACGACGGGCGCGGCGGTCGTCGCGTCGGCATCGGTGCCGATCGACGCATTCGAATACCTGCAGGGCGAGCCGACGGTCTATGCGTCGAGCGCGTGGGGCGAGCGGCGCTTTTGCGGCCGCTGCGGCGCGCAGCTCGAATACCGGCTGGCCGATGCACCGACGACCGTGGAAATCAACAGTGCGACGCTCGACGAGCCGTCGCGGCTGCGGCCCGCGTGGCACGTGTGGTACAGGGATCGATTCCCGGGCGTCGAAATCGGCGACGATCTGCCCAAATACGATGAGGGTGGAAGGGCGTAGGCAGCCATCGGCGTCGATGCGCCGGCATCGCATCCCGCGCGCAAGCGCGTCCGACCTTTCTGCCTGAACGAACGCGAAACCGTCAGCCAGCGAGCGACGATGCCCGCTGCCCGCGATTCCCCCAGCAATACGTCATCGAGATCCGCCATCCGGCGCGGCCCCGTCGCCCGCCCGCTTCAGGCCGTGACGACCTTCGCGAACACCGGCCCCTGCATGAACCGCACGTCGTGCTGGCGCAGCAGCTCGCACTGCGTCTCGTCGACGACACCATCGAAAATCAGCGGAATCCGCACGCGCTGCGCATACGCGACCAGCGCCTTCACCATCCCGTCGCGCAGCGCGATGCCCGCATCCATCTTGATGTAGTCGGGCCGCGCCATGTCCGATTCGACCGCGAGGATCCGGCCCGGGTCGGGCAGCTTGTCCGCGACCTTGAAGCCGTGATGCTGGTAGCTGCGCGTCAGGTAGCCGAGGAAGGTCTTGTGCGCGACCGCGACCGCCGGCAGCTCGATCACGATCCGCTCCGTCGGTAGCCCGAAGCGCTGCAGCACCGACGAGAAATGCTTGCCGTGGTCGTACTTCACGCTCTTGAGCAGCCGCTCGTGCACGCGCAGGAACAGCAGCCCGTGGCGTTGCGCGCCGAAGAAATTGATTGCGTGCAGCGCGCGCGACAGCCGGTCGATCGCGACGAGCGCCTGGTCGTCGACGGCCGAGTCGACCGGGTCGTGCGGGGCGCCCGTGACCAGCGTGACGGCCTGGAAGCCGAGCTCGTCGCCGTAGCGCTCGATCGCATCCGTGAACGACGTCGACTGCGGTGCGCCAGGCATCGTCACGTCGTAGATGGGTTCGTAGGCGCTCGCGAGCGTGCGCTCCGGCAGATTCGCGCACGCGGTGCCGCCCTCGGCGAGCGCAAGGTGTTCCCGCAGATACGGTAGTTGCCCGGCACGGACGACCAGCTCGGGAATGTTGGGCGGAATCATCGGCGTAGGAAGGAAAAATGGCGGCCGAACGGGCCGCCTCATGTCTTGATATTAGCAGTGCGCGCCCGGCTCGGCTTGGCGTTTCGCTCATATCGTTATCCCGTCCCTCCGTCGATGGCTAGGGTTTACGTTGATTTCACTATTCGTAATTGGTTTTACTATTCGTAAATCCAAGGATTTGTCGCCGATCAAGAAAAGCGGCGTTCGGGCGCCCGCAACGGCGCCGTTTCCCGAATCGAATCAACAGGCAGCAAGGAGCGAGACGTGGCGGTTGACAGCAAGTGGGCGCAGCAGCGCGGGCCGCGGCAGCGGCGGCGACAGGCAAAGGACATGGGCGCAACGACGCGGCACGCGCGGGCGTGCGCGCGGCAAGGTTGACGAGCGGATGGCGACCATGAGCATCGATTACCAGACGCTGAAATTCGAGTACCGGCCGCGCGCGGCGCGGGCCGCCGGCGATGACGCGGTCATCCACCCGGTGATCGTCGTCGGCGCGGGCCCGGTGGGCTTGGCGGCCGCGATCGACCTGGCGCAGCAGGGCGTGCCGGTCGTGCTGCTCGACGACGACGACACGCTGTCGACGGGCTCGCGCGCGATCTGCTTCGCGAAGCGCACGCTCGAGATCTTCGACCGGCTCGGCTGCGGCGAGCGCTTCGTCGAGAAGGGCGTGAGCTGGCACGTCGGCAAGGTGTTCCTGCAGGACGAGCAGCTGTACGCATTCGACCTGCTGCCCGAGGAAGGGCATGCGCGCCCCGCGTTCATCAACCTGCAGCAGTACTACGTGGAAGGCTATCTGGCCAAGCGCGCGTTCGAACTGCCGAACCTGGAGATTCGCTGGAAGCACAAGGTGACGGGCGTCGCGCAGTCGGCGGAGCACGCGGCGCTGACCGTCGAGACGCCGGAAGGCATCGAGACGCTGCATGCGCGGTACGTAATCGCGGCCGACGGCTCGCGCAGCCCGATGCGCGCGGCGATGGGCCTCGAAAGCCGCGGCCGCACGTTCAAGGACCGCTTCCTGATCGCCGACGTGAAGATGAAGGCGGAATTCCCGACCGAGCGCTGGTTCTGGTTCGATCCGCCGTTTCACCGCAACCAGTCGGTGCTGCTGCACCGCCAGCCCGACAACGTGTGGCGCATCGACTTCCAGCTCGGCTGGGACGCCGATCCGGTCGCCGAGAAGCAGCCGGAGCGCGTGATTCCGCGCGTGCGTGCGCTGCTCGGGGCGGACGTCGAGTTCGAGCTGGAATGGGTGAGCGTCTATACGTTCCGCTGCCAGCGGATGGATACGTTCAGGCACGGCCGCGTGCTGTTCGCGGGCGATTCCGCGCACGGCGTGTCGCCGTTCGGCGCGCGCGGCGCGAACAGCGGCGTGCAGGATGCGGACAATCTCGCGTGGAAGCTGAAGCTCGTGCTCGACGGCCGCGCGGACGATCGCCTGCTCGACACCTATGCGAGCGAGCGCGAGTTCGCGGCCGACGAGAACATCCGCAATTCGACGCGCTCGACCGACTTCATCACGCCGAAGAGCGCGGTGTCGCGCGTGTTCCGCGACGCGACGCTGAAGCTCGCACGCGACTGCGAATTCGCGCGCAAGCTCGTGAACAGCGGCCGCCTGTCGGTGCCGGCCGTGCTGGCCGATTCGCCGCTGAACACGCCGGACCGCAACGGCGACGCGTTCGCGTGCGCGATGCGCCCGGGTGCCGCGGCGGCCGACGCGCCGGTGCGCGCGCGAGGGGCGTCGGGCTGGCTGCTGCAGCATCTGGGCGATGGCTTCGCGGGCGTGCTGTTCGGGCTGCCGGCCGACGCACCCGCGCTCGTGCAGGCGCTCGACGGCCTCGCCTTGCCGGTGCGGCCGGTGCTCATCGTGCCGGCCGGGCATGCGCAACCGTTGGCCGGGGTCGACGTCGTGGAGGACGTCGACGGCTTCGCCGCGCAACGCTACGACGCGCAGCCCGGCACGTTCTACCTGCTGCGCCCCGACCAGCACGTCTGCGCGCGGATGCGCACGCTGGAGCGCCAGGCGATCGCCGACGCACTGGCGCGCGCGACCTGCGCACGCTGAACCCCGTATCGACACGACAACGACACCGACACCGGAGACACCCGTCATGCCCCGACTCGACACCCGCCCGCGCCTGGCCGATCCGGACGCGTTCTACGAAGCGCTGATCGACATGCATCGCGACCTGTCGGACGCCGACAGCCAGCTCGTCAACGCGAAGCTGATCCTGCTGCTCGCGAACCACATCGGCGACGCCGACGTGCTGCGCGAAGCGATGGCGCTCGCGCGCCAGGGCGTGACGCCCGCCGTGCATCCGGCCGCCGAGGTCGCGCAATGAGCGCGGCGCCGGCCGACGCGCGCGTGCTCGAAGTCGAGCGCGTGATCGACGAGACCCATCGCCCGGGCTTTCACTGGATGCTGCTCGCGCTGTGCGGGCTGTGCCTCGTGATCGACGGCTTCGATGCGCAGGCGATGGGGTATGTCGCGCCCAGCGTGATCGCCGAATGGGGCGTGCCGAAGCAGGCGCTCGGTCCGGTGTTCAGCGCGAGCCTGTTCGGGATGCTGCTCGGCGCGCTCGGGCTGTCGGTGCTCGCCGACCGGATCGGGCGGCGCCCGGTGCTGATCGGCTCGACGCTGTTCTTCGCGGTGACGATGCTCGCGACGCCGTTCGCGGGCTCGATCCCGGTGCTGATGGCGCTGCGCTTCGTCACGGGCCTCGGCCTCGGCTGCATCATGCCGAACGCGATGGCGCTGGTCGGCGAGTTCAGCCCGGCCGCGCATCGCGTGAAGCGGATGATGATCGTGTCGTGCGGCTTCACGCTCGGCGCCGCGATCGGCGGCTTCATCAGCGCCGCGCTGATTCCGGCGCTCGGCTGGCGCTCGGTGTTCTTCGTCGGCGGCGCGGTGCCGCTGGTGCTGACGACCGCGATGCTCGCGCGGCTGCCCGAGTCGCTGCAGTTCCTGGTGCTGAAAGGGCGCGACGCGCAGGCGCGCGACTGGCTCGCGCGCTTCGCGCCGCAGGCCGGCATCGACGCGAACACGCGTCTGGTCGTGCGCGAGCGTGCGGCGAGCGGCGCGCCGGTTGCCGAGCTGTTCCGTCATGGCCGCCTGCCGGTCACGCTGCTGCTGTGGGCCATCAGCTTCATGAACCTGATCGACCTGTACTTCCTGTCGAACTGGCTGCCGACCGTCATGCGCGACGCGGGCTATTCGCCGGGCACGGCGGTGATCGTCGGCACGGTGCTGCAGACGGGCGGCGTGATCGGCACGCTGTCGCTCGGCTGGTTCATCGAACGCCACGGCTTCGTGCGCGTGCTGTTTGCGTGCTTCGCGTGCGCGGCGGTGTCGGTCGGCCTGATCGGCTCGGTCGCGCATGCGTTGCCGTGGCTGCTGATCGTCGTGTTCGCGGGCGGCTTCTGCGTGGTCGGCGGGCAGCCGGCCGTCAACGCGCTCGCGGGCCAGTATTACCCGACGTCGCTGCGCTCGACCGGCATCGGCTGGAGCCTCGGCATCGGCCGGATCGGCTCGGTGCTCGGGCCGCTCGTCGGCGGACAACTGATTGCGCTCAACTGGACGCACGGCGCGCTGTTCCACGCGGCCGCGGTGCCCGTGCTGTGCTCGGCGCTGTTCGTGCTCGGGCTGGCCGGCGTAACGCGGCGCGGCGGTGCGCAGGCGCCGAACGCGGCCATGAATTGATGGAGAAAGGAAACGATGACGCTTGACCTGTCGAAACCGGCAACCGCCGGCTACCTGAGCGGATTCGCGAACGAATTCGCGACCGAGGCGCTGCCCGGCGCGCTGCCGCACGGCCGCAATTCGCCGCAGCGCGCGCCGTACGGCTTGTATGCGGAGCAACTGTCGGGCACCGCGTTTACCGCGCCGCGCGGCCACAACCGCCGCTCGTGGCTGTACCGGATCCGGCCGGCGGCCGTGCACCGGCCGTTCGAGCCGTTCACGGGCCCGCAGCGGCTCGTGTCGGAATTCGGCGACTCCGCCGACGTGCCGCCGACGCCGCCGAACCAGCTGCGCTGGGATCCGCTGCCGATGCCGGTCGAGCCGACCGATTTCGTCGAAGGGCTCGTGACGATGGCCGGCAACGGCTCGGCGGCCGCGATGAACGGCTGCGCGATCCACCTGTATGCGGCGAACCGCTCGATGCAGGACCGTTTCTTCTACAGCGCCGACGGCGAACTGCTGATCGTGCCGCAGCAGGGGCGGCTCTTCATCGCGACCGAATTCGGCCGGCTCGACGTCGAGCCGTTCGAGATCGCGGTGATCCCGCGCGGCGTGCGTTTTTCCGTCGCGCTGCCGGACGGCGACGCGCGCGGCTACATCTGCGAGAACTTCGGCGCGCTGCTGCGCCTGCCGGACCTCGGCCCGATCGGCTCGAACGGGCTCGCGAACCCGCGCGATTTCCTGACGCCGCAGGCCGCATACGAGGATCGCGAAGGCGCGTTCGAGCTGGTCGCGAAGCTGAACGGACGCCTCTGGCGCGCGGACATCGGCCATTCGCCGTTCGACGTCGTCGCGTGGCACGGCAACTACGCGCCGTACAAATACGACCTGCGCCTGTTCAACACGATCGGCTCGATCAGCTTCGACCATCCGGACCCGTCGATCTTCCTGGTGCTGCAGTCGCAGAGCGACACGCCGGGCGTCGACGCGATCGACTTCGTGATCTTCCCGCCGCGCTGGCTCGCGGCCGAGGATACGTTCCGCCCGCCGTGGTTCCATCGCAATGTCGCGAGCGAGTTCATGGGGCTCGTGCACGGCGCGTACGACGCGAAGGCCGAGGGCTTCGTGCCGGGCGGCGCGAGCCTGCACAACTGCATGTCGGGTCACGGGCCCGACGCGGACACGTTCGAGAAGGCGTCGGCGAGCGACACGACGAAGCCGCACAAGGTCGACGCGACGATGGCGTTCATGTTCGAAACCCGCACGCTGATCCGTCCGACGCGCTACGCGCTCGACACCGCGCAGCTGCAGCCCGACTACTTCGAATGCTGGCAAGGCATCAGGAAACATTTCAATCCGGAGCAACCATGAGCGAACCCCAAGACTGGCGCGCGACACTCGATCCGGCTCGCAAGAGCTGGGTCGAGACGGCGAACGATCCCGCCTGCGATTTCCCGATCCAGAACCTGCCGTTCGGGATCTTCAGCGATGCGAAGCAGGCGGCGCGCCGCGCGGGCGTCGCGCTCGGCGACCAGATCGTCGACCTCGCCGCGCTCGCGCGTACGGGCCTCGTGACGCTTCCGGCCGGCGCCGACGTGTTCGGCGCGCCGACGCTCAACCCGTTCATCGCGCTCGGCCGCGATGCATGGCGCAGCGTGCGCGTGCAGCTGTCGCAGCTGTTCTCGCGCGACGACGCGCGGCTGCGCGATGACGCCGCGCTGCGCGCGCAGGTGCTCGTCGCGCAGCGCGACGCGACGCTGCATCTGCCGGTCGACATTCCCGGCTACACCGATTTCTATTCGTCGAAGGAGCATGCGACCAACGTCGGCTCGATGTTCCGTGATCCGAAGAATGCGCTGATGCCGAACTGGTCGGAGATGCCGATCGGTTACAACGGCCGCGCGTCGTCGGTGGTCGTGAGCGGCACGCCGGTGCGGCGCCCGAGCGGGCAACTGAAGCTGCCCGACGCGGAGCGTCCGGTGTTCGGCGCGTGCCGCAAGCTCGACCTCGAACTCGAGACGGGCTTCATCGTCGGCCGCGGTAACGCGCTCGGCGAACCGATCGCGTGCGAGGACGCCGAAGCGCATATCTTCGGGATGGTGCTGCTCAACGACTGGAGCGCGCGCGACATCCAGCAGTGGGAATACGTGCCGCTCGGCCCGTTCAATTCGAAGGGCTTCGCGACGACGATCTCGCCGTGGATCGTCACGCTCGACGCGCTCGAACCGTTCCGCGTCGCGCAGCCCGAGCAGTCGCCGCAGCCGCTCGCGTATCTGCGCCACGCGGGCAAGCATGCGTTCGACATCGCGCTCGAAGTGACGCTGCGCGCGCGAGGGGCGGCCGAAGCGACGTCGATCTGCCGCACCAACTTCAAGTACATGTACTGGACGATGGCGCAGCAGCTCGCGCATCACACGGTCGCGGGCTGCAACACGCGCGTCGGCGACCTGATGGGCTCGGGGACGATCAGCGGGCCCACCAAGGACTCGTTCGGCAGCCTGCTCGAACTGACGTGGAACGGCAAGGAGCCGCTCGCGCTGAACGGCGGCGGCAGCCGCACGTTCATCGAGGACGGCGACGAGCTCACGCTCACGGGCTGGTGCCAGGGCGACGGCTATCGCGTCGGGTTCGGCGTGTGTGCGGGCAAGATTCTGCCCGCGCGGAGCGCGTGACAGGTCCCGCGGGATTCGGAAGGACAGGGCGGCCCGCATCGCGCGGGCCGTTTTCGTTGGGGGCAGCGAGTGGCGGTGCGGATGCGCTCGCATGTACCGATGTGAACGCCGTGCGACGGCGACAGCGTCCGTGTCGGCGTCAGACCGCGCGCGGCAACGCGGCGCGTCGTTCCCACAGCGCGGCCGCGACGAACGCGGCGACGCACGCGACCAGCACGCCGACCAGCGCGTTGCTGCCGAGTTGCTCCATCAATGCGCCCGCAACCAGCGGGCCGCCGAAGCTCGCGGCGCTCCACGACGCCGACACGAGCGAGCTCGCGGTGACGAGCGCCGCGCCGCGGAAGCGTTCGCCGCACGCGACGAGCGACAGCGTGTAGATGCTGCCGGCCGCCGCGCCGAGCACGAACAGCAGCGGCCAGCACAGCCACGGATTCGCGATCACGAACGGCAGCAGCGGCAGGCCCGCGAGCACGATCCAGCCGGCGCCGAGGTGCACGCGTTCGCGGCCGAGCTTGTCCGCGAGCCAGCCGATCGGGAATTGCATCGCGGTGTCGCCGAACAGCATGATCGACGCGAGCAGCACGGCGGTCGCGCTCGCGACGCCGTGATCCATCGCGTAGAGCGGCAGCAGCGACAGCGCGAGCGTATCGAACAGCGCGAAGAAGCCGGTGCCGATGATCAGCGCGGGCATGCGCGGCAGCACGGCGAGCCAGCTGTCGTGCGCTGCGTGATGCGCGTCGTCGCCGGCGAGCGGCGCGCGCCGGATGGTCGCGAGCGTCGGCAGCGCGAGCAGGAACAGCGCGCCGCACAGCGCGAAGCGGATGCCGGTCGCGCCGGCGATCTGGCTGACGAGCACGGGGCCCGCCATCTGGAACAGCGTGAAGTTGGTCGCATAGATCGCGACCACGCGGCCGCGCGTCGAATCGTCGGCGAGCTGGTTGACCCACGCTTCGCCGATCGTGAACAGCAGCATCAGCGCCGCGCCGCACAGCACGCGCAGCACGCCCCACAGGATCAGGTTCGACGTGAACTGCATCAGCACGGTGGCCGCGGCGAGCAGCACGACCGACACGACGATGGCGCGGCGCGCGCCGATGCGCCGCGCGAGCGCGGTGACGAACGGGACGACCGCGAGGCCGCCGAGCGCCTGCGCGGCCGTCAGCATGCCGACGACGTTGGTGCCGTGTCCGGCTTCGGTCAGCGCGAGTGCGGTGAGCGGCAGCGTGGCGCCGGTGCCGAGACCGACCACCGCGACGCTCAGGATCAGCGCGAGGAAATCACGATTGAGAATGGCTTTCATCGGGCGCGATGCTACACCGCGGTCCTTGAAAGGTCCATGAAGGCCGTCAGGATCGGGTGGGGTTGCGTGCGCAACGAATGCTGCGGCGCGAGGTCGGGCTGGCGCGCGTCATGCGCGTGCGGCTGGATTCAGCGGCGGGTTCGACAGCCGCGGCGGCATGGCCGACTATCGGGCCGGAGCGACGCCGTGTCGCGGCCGTTCCACGCGTCGTGCGCTCGGTCAGCGGCCGGGAGGCGTCGCTGCGGGTGTCAAGTCGGAGAGGTCGTCCGCGGCGGAAACCCCGGGCGCCGGCGCCAATCCGGGGCTCGCCTCACAATCGGCGGCCTGCGTGGCCGGCGCGTCCCAGCCGTTTTCGAACAGGCACGCGTCGATCGGCATCCGCGCGGCCCAGCGCTCCTCCTCGAGCATCGGCTTCGCATAGAACGCATCGACATGCCCGATGCACAGCACGGCAATCGGCTTCGCGCCGGCCGGCATCCCGAGCAGCGTGCGCAGCGCGTCGACGTCGAACAGCGACACCCAGCCCATCCCGAGCCCTTCGGCGCGTGCGGCGAGCCACATGTTCTGGATCGCGCACGCGGCGGACGCCAGGTCCATCTCCGGCAGCGTGCGGCGGCCGAACACGTGGCGCTCGCGATCGTCGGTGAGCGCGACGACCAGCAATTCGCCGCATTCGCGCACGCCTTCGACTTTCAGCCGCATGAATTCGTCCTGCCGCTCGCCGAGCGCGTCGGCCGTCGCGCGGCGCTCGGCCTCGACCAGCGCATGGATCGCGGTGCGCAGCGCGGTGTCAGTGATGCGGATGAAGCGCCACGGCTGCATGAAGCCGACGCTCGGCGCGTGGTGCGCGGCGCGCAGCAATCGCGCGAGCGTGGCCGGATCGACGGGCGCCGGCGTGAAGTGGCGCATGTCGCGCCGTTCGAAGATCGCGCGGTAGACCGCGGCAATGGCGGAGTCGTCGAAACGCATGGGCGGCAGAAAGCAGGGGAGGTCGGCGCAACGATAGCAGACGCGGCGCGTGCGGCGTTACATCAATCGAAACAAAATGGCGAATCGTTGACGATCGCGCGCACCGAACGCGCGATGCCGTGGGTCAGCGCCCGGCCGTGACGACGTTGGTCGGCGTGCCGGCGTGCCATGCCTCGATGTTCAGCAGCGTCGTGTGCGCGATCTCGGCGAGCGCCTCGCGCGTGAAGAACGCCTGGTGCGACGTGACGATTACGTTCGGGAACGTCAGCAGGCGCGCGAGCACGTCGTCCTGCAGCGGCAGGTCGGAGTGATCCTCGAAGAAGAGCCCGCTTTCCTCCTCGTACACGTCGAGCCCGAGATGGCCGAGCT from Burkholderia ambifaria AMMD includes:
- a CDS encoding GFA family protein, which produces MPHPETMEGGCACGAIRYRIAGIPADAGFCHCRLCQRTTGAAVVASASVPIDAFEYLQGEPTVYASSAWGERRFCGRCGAQLEYRLADAPTTVEINSATLDEPSRLRPAWHVWYRDRFPGVEIGDDLPKYDEGGRA
- a CDS encoding EAL domain-containing protein, translating into MIPPNIPELVVRAGQLPYLREHLALAEGGTACANLPERTLASAYEPIYDVTMPGAPQSTSFTDAIERYGDELGFQAVTLVTGAPHDPVDSAVDDQALVAIDRLSRALHAINFFGAQRHGLLFLRVHERLLKSVKYDHGKHFSSVLQRFGLPTERIVIELPAVAVAHKTFLGYLTRSYQHHGFKVADKLPDPGRILAVESDMARPDYIKMDAGIALRDGMVKALVAYAQRVRIPLIFDGVVDETQCELLRQHDVRFMQGPVFAKVVTA
- a CDS encoding FAD-dependent oxidoreductase; its protein translation is MATMSIDYQTLKFEYRPRAARAAGDDAVIHPVIVVGAGPVGLAAAIDLAQQGVPVVLLDDDDTLSTGSRAICFAKRTLEIFDRLGCGERFVEKGVSWHVGKVFLQDEQLYAFDLLPEEGHARPAFINLQQYYVEGYLAKRAFELPNLEIRWKHKVTGVAQSAEHAALTVETPEGIETLHARYVIAADGSRSPMRAAMGLESRGRTFKDRFLIADVKMKAEFPTERWFWFDPPFHRNQSVLLHRQPDNVWRIDFQLGWDADPVAEKQPERVIPRVRALLGADVEFELEWVSVYTFRCQRMDTFRHGRVLFAGDSAHGVSPFGARGANSGVQDADNLAWKLKLVLDGRADDRLLDTYASEREFAADENIRNSTRSTDFITPKSAVSRVFRDATLKLARDCEFARKLVNSGRLSVPAVLADSPLNTPDRNGDAFACAMRPGAAAADAPVRARGASGWLLQHLGDGFAGVLFGLPADAPALVQALDGLALPVRPVLIVPAGHAQPLAGVDVVEDVDGFAAQRYDAQPGTFYLLRPDQHVCARMRTLERQAIADALARATCAR
- a CDS encoding DUF2783 domain-containing protein → MPRLDTRPRLADPDAFYEALIDMHRDLSDADSQLVNAKLILLLANHIGDADVLREAMALARQGVTPAVHPAAEVAQ
- a CDS encoding MFS transporter — translated: MSAAPADARVLEVERVIDETHRPGFHWMLLALCGLCLVIDGFDAQAMGYVAPSVIAEWGVPKQALGPVFSASLFGMLLGALGLSVLADRIGRRPVLIGSTLFFAVTMLATPFAGSIPVLMALRFVTGLGLGCIMPNAMALVGEFSPAAHRVKRMMIVSCGFTLGAAIGGFISAALIPALGWRSVFFVGGAVPLVLTTAMLARLPESLQFLVLKGRDAQARDWLARFAPQAGIDANTRLVVRERAASGAPVAELFRHGRLPVTLLLWAISFMNLIDLYFLSNWLPTVMRDAGYSPGTAVIVGTVLQTGGVIGTLSLGWFIERHGFVRVLFACFACAAVSVGLIGSVAHALPWLLIVVFAGGFCVVGGQPAVNALAGQYYPTSLRSTGIGWSLGIGRIGSVLGPLVGGQLIALNWTHGALFHAAAVPVLCSALFVLGLAGVTRRGGAQAPNAAMN
- the hmgA gene encoding homogentisate 1,2-dioxygenase, encoding MTLDLSKPATAGYLSGFANEFATEALPGALPHGRNSPQRAPYGLYAEQLSGTAFTAPRGHNRRSWLYRIRPAAVHRPFEPFTGPQRLVSEFGDSADVPPTPPNQLRWDPLPMPVEPTDFVEGLVTMAGNGSAAAMNGCAIHLYAANRSMQDRFFYSADGELLIVPQQGRLFIATEFGRLDVEPFEIAVIPRGVRFSVALPDGDARGYICENFGALLRLPDLGPIGSNGLANPRDFLTPQAAYEDREGAFELVAKLNGRLWRADIGHSPFDVVAWHGNYAPYKYDLRLFNTIGSISFDHPDPSIFLVLQSQSDTPGVDAIDFVIFPPRWLAAEDTFRPPWFHRNVASEFMGLVHGAYDAKAEGFVPGGASLHNCMSGHGPDADTFEKASASDTTKPHKVDATMAFMFETRTLIRPTRYALDTAQLQPDYFECWQGIRKHFNPEQP
- the fahA gene encoding fumarylacetoacetase, with the protein product MSEPQDWRATLDPARKSWVETANDPACDFPIQNLPFGIFSDAKQAARRAGVALGDQIVDLAALARTGLVTLPAGADVFGAPTLNPFIALGRDAWRSVRVQLSQLFSRDDARLRDDAALRAQVLVAQRDATLHLPVDIPGYTDFYSSKEHATNVGSMFRDPKNALMPNWSEMPIGYNGRASSVVVSGTPVRRPSGQLKLPDAERPVFGACRKLDLELETGFIVGRGNALGEPIACEDAEAHIFGMVLLNDWSARDIQQWEYVPLGPFNSKGFATTISPWIVTLDALEPFRVAQPEQSPQPLAYLRHAGKHAFDIALEVTLRARGAAEATSICRTNFKYMYWTMAQQLAHHTVAGCNTRVGDLMGSGTISGPTKDSFGSLLELTWNGKEPLALNGGGSRTFIEDGDELTLTGWCQGDGYRVGFGVCAGKILPARSA
- a CDS encoding MFS transporter — its product is MKAILNRDFLALILSVAVVGLGTGATLPLTALALTEAGHGTNVVGMLTAAQALGGLAVVPFVTALARRIGARRAIVVSVVLLAAATVLMQFTSNLILWGVLRVLCGAALMLLFTIGEAWVNQLADDSTRGRVVAIYATNFTLFQMAGPVLVSQIAGATGIRFALCGALFLLALPTLATIRRAPLAGDDAHHAAHDSWLAVLPRMPALIIGTGFFALFDTLALSLLPLYAMDHGVASATAVLLASIMLFGDTAMQFPIGWLADKLGRERVHLGAGWIVLAGLPLLPFVIANPWLCWPLLFVLGAAAGSIYTLSLVACGERFRGAALVTASSLVSASWSAASFGGPLVAGALMEQLGSNALVGVLVACVAAFVAAALWERRAALPRAV
- the bluB gene encoding 5,6-dimethylbenzimidazole synthase; amino-acid sequence: MRFDDSAIAAVYRAIFERRDMRHFTPAPVDPATLARLLRAAHHAPSVGFMQPWRFIRITDTALRTAIHALVEAERRATADALGERQDEFMRLKVEGVRECGELLVVALTDDRERHVFGRRTLPEMDLASAACAIQNMWLAARAEGLGMGWVSLFDVDALRTLLGMPAGAKPIAVLCIGHVDAFYAKPMLEEERWAARMPIDACLFENGWDAPATQAADCEASPGLAPAPGVSAADDLSDLTPAATPPGR